AAGATCTACCGCTTCGCTTTCTAAGTTATCGATCGTGTATTGCTGCATTTGCAGGGATTGGATATGAATGATGTGTTCAATCAGCTCGTTCATCCGCGCAGATTCTTTGTCGATGCGATCTAAATAACGACTGGCATGCGGCGCAAAGTCTCGAGTCAGCTCAGTCGCAACGTCGAGACGAGCCAGTGGCGAGCGTAGCTCATGCGAGATATCACTTAACATCTGCTTACGTGCCAGCTCACTATCCGCCAGTCGTGTTGACAGCGTTGATACATCTTTTGCAAGCAACCCTAGCTCATCATCTCCAAGCTTGGATAGATTTGGATTGGTCTGATAGTTTCCATCGATCAATTGCCGCACGGTATGCTGCACATTACGCATACGCCCAGTCATCGTACGGCTCAGCAAAAGCTGACCAAAGTACTGAATAAAATGATCAGGATGAGCCGCACTATAAAGTTACCGCGTTGCAGCGCGACAACTTCGGAAAATGGTAGGTTTGGACGTATTTGTAAAATAACGCTTGTGCTATCTGGCAACGTCACTACGGTATCCGCCAGTTCAGGACGATCATTGATATTAATAATCGTATTTGCCATGTCATTATTATTTATAACAGCCTCAGGACTAATCGGGGTTTGAGGTAGTCTAGTCGCTGCAGAAGGTATCGATGGCATTCTTTGTCTATGCTGTTGCATGCGACCATATCTGGGAAAAAGAACCACTCCTTGTTCATCATATATGCTTATCTGCTGCATAAAACGACGGTCGTGCTGGTACAACTGTCTAACCTGAGATATCTCACCGACTTCTAATGCGGCCACTAGTAACTCACGTTTAGCTAATAACTGCTCAACCTGCAATTCCATTCGAGCATTTAGCGCCCTCTCATTGAGCCAACGCTCGATTAAAACCGATGAGATAGCAGTAAATATTATCGTCAACAATAGGCTGAAAAACAGTCGCCAAAATAGCGTCATACGACCTTTAAACATACGTGGCTTTTTCATCGATGCGTCCATCATTACAGTACCAGCTGATAGCCTTTACCACGAATCGCTTTGATAGGCTCATCATGAAAAGGTTGTAGTTTTTTGCGCAGGCGCGAGACATGCACGTCAAGGCTGCGATCAAATGGCTGCAACTCACGCTGCAAGACATTCTCTGACAACGACGACTTACTCACCACCTCCCCTTTTTGTCTTAATAAAGCCACTAACAAATCAAACTCGGTGCCGGTGACATGTAAATCTATCCCATCTATCTGGCAGAGGCGCTGGGTTTGATCAAGGTGCAAGCGGCTATCTGGTAGTGGCGTATGCTCTGAGTGCACAGCGTTGGTACGTTTGATAACGGCATTGATGCGTGCCAGCAGCTCGCGTGGGTTACAAGGCTTGGTAATATAATCATCCGCACCAAGCTCTAAGCCGATAATCCGATCAATCTCCTCGCCCTTTGCCGTCAGCATAATGACTGGAATATCACTGATGGTCGGCAGTTGCCGTAGCACACTTAATCCATCAATTTTTGGCATCATGATATCGAGCACCAATAAGTCATAAGCTGAACTGGCAGAAGCATCATTGCTCACCGCTTTGAGCTGCTGTAAGACTGCCTCTCCATCATGGACACAGTCGCATTGAACGCCATGATTGTGCAGATATTCTTGTAACAACTGAGCCAACTCTTCATCATCATCACCTAGCAATATCCTTGCCATACCCATCTCCTCACAGGTTAATAGTGTTATTACCCATGATATCAGGCAAGTACCTATCAATGCGCTATCTGAGCCACAAACGTTACCTTTCTTAATACTTCATAAATGTTCGCAACCTTTAAACTGTCGTAAGATAGGTTCTATCAGCAGCAGGTGCTACGTTTAAGTTAAATACTATATTTGCGTAGTACTGGTCAGATTTACTCATGGCCCTGTCGAAACTAAAATTTTGAAAAAACCTATTCATTAACCAAGTCAAACAAAGGATTTATTATGAAAAAATTATTAATGGGCTCAGCATTAGCACTCTCTAGCGTATTTGCCG
The sequence above is a segment of the Psychrobacter fulvigenes genome. Coding sequences within it:
- a CDS encoding response regulator transcription factor produces the protein MARILLGDDDEELAQLLQEYLHNHGVQCDCVHDGEAVLQQLKAVSNDASASSAYDLLVLDIMMPKIDGLSVLRQLPTISDIPVIMLTAKGEEIDRIIGLELGADDYITKPCNPRELLARINAVIKRTNAVHSEHTPLPDSRLHLDQTQRLCQIDGIDLHVTGTEFDLLVALLRQKGEVVSKSSLSENVLQRELQPFDRSLDVHVSRLRKKLQPFHDEPIKAIRGKGYQLVL